The following coding sequences lie in one Deinococcus aerolatus genomic window:
- a CDS encoding Rrf2 family transcriptional regulator, producing MWVSTKAQYGLRALIEIGRQGGDAVPLKDVSERQGLSQHYLEQIASNLRRAGFIRSIRGAHGGYRLARPADQINAYDVVTALEGSIAPVQCVEDDHTCESQNVCGTQDLWFRVDAALRDVLGGTTLADLIEQSDRQQHSRLVQIEGSYSGSAGS from the coding sequence ATGTGGGTGTCTACCAAAGCTCAGTACGGCCTGCGCGCCCTGATCGAGATCGGGCGTCAGGGTGGCGACGCGGTGCCCCTCAAGGACGTGTCGGAACGCCAGGGCCTCAGCCAGCACTATCTGGAGCAGATCGCCAGCAACCTGCGCCGCGCCGGATTTATTCGCAGCATCCGGGGGGCGCACGGCGGCTACCGGCTGGCCCGCCCGGCCGATCAGATCAACGCCTATGACGTGGTCACCGCGCTGGAGGGCAGCATCGCCCCGGTGCAGTGCGTGGAAGATGACCACACCTGTGAAAGCCAGAACGTGTGCGGCACCCAGGACCTGTGGTTCCGCGTGGACGCCGCGCTGCGCGACGTGCTGGGCGGCACCACGCTGGCCGATCTGATCGAGCAGAGTGACCGTCAGCAGCATTCGCGTCTGGTGCAGATCGAGGGCAGTTACAGCGGCTCAGCGGGTTCCTGA
- a CDS encoding quinone-dependent dihydroorotate dehydrogenase: protein MYRRLARPLLFRLDAEDAHHLTLGVLEAASKVPGWPALARAVASPAPALGQTLFGQPFASPIGLAAGLDKNAVAVPAFAALGFGFLEVGTVTPRPQPGNARPRLFRLLEDEALINRMGFNNAGAGALHARLSALSTRPAPVWVNIGRNKDTPNEEAAGDYLKCVQALHDVADAFVINVSSPNTPGLRALQAADGLGELVRAVLQEVERGRVHNLRRLPVLVKLAPDLHPADFEASVGAVQAAGAHGLIVSNTTLSRDGLFSGRAGEAGGLSGRPLTRKSTALVREAYRLTGGTLPIVGVGGIFSPADAYAKLRAGASLLEVYSALVYEGPGLVRRLNRGLADLLARDGVQNVAGIVGVDAR from the coding sequence ATGTATCGCCGCCTTGCCCGCCCCCTGCTGTTTCGCCTGGACGCCGAAGACGCCCACCACCTGACCCTGGGCGTGCTGGAGGCCGCCTCGAAGGTTCCAGGCTGGCCTGCGCTGGCCCGCGCCGTTGCGTCTCCGGCCCCGGCCCTGGGGCAGACGCTGTTCGGACAGCCCTTCGCCTCGCCCATCGGACTGGCGGCGGGGCTGGACAAGAACGCGGTGGCGGTGCCGGCCTTTGCCGCCCTGGGCTTCGGCTTTCTGGAGGTGGGCACAGTCACCCCGCGGCCCCAGCCAGGCAACGCCCGCCCCCGGCTGTTCCGGCTGCTGGAGGACGAGGCGCTGATCAACCGCATGGGCTTCAACAACGCGGGTGCCGGGGCGCTACACGCCCGTCTGAGCGCCCTGTCCACGCGGCCCGCGCCGGTGTGGGTCAACATCGGCAGAAACAAGGACACGCCCAACGAGGAAGCCGCCGGAGATTACCTGAAGTGCGTTCAGGCCCTGCACGACGTGGCCGACGCCTTCGTTATCAACGTCAGCAGTCCCAACACGCCGGGGCTGCGGGCGCTGCAGGCTGCCGACGGGCTGGGCGAACTGGTGCGCGCCGTACTGCAGGAAGTGGAGCGGGGCCGCGTGCACAATCTGCGCCGCCTGCCGGTGCTGGTGAAACTGGCCCCGGATCTGCACCCCGCCGACTTCGAGGCCAGCGTGGGCGCGGTGCAGGCAGCAGGGGCACACGGGCTGATCGTCAGCAACACGACGCTGTCGCGCGACGGGCTGTTCAGCGGGCGGGCGGGCGAGGCGGGCGGCCTGAGCGGACGGCCCCTGACCCGCAAGTCCACCGCGCTGGTTCGCGAGGCCTACCGCCTGACCGGGGGAACGCTGCCCATTGTGGGGGTCGGCGGCATCTTCAGCCCCGCTGACGCCTACGCCAAGCTGCGTGCCGGGGCCAGCCTGCTGGAGGTCTACAGCGCCCTGGTCTACGAGGGACCGGGACTGGTGCGCCGCCTGAACCGGGGGCTGGCGGACCTACTGGCCCGCGACGGCGTGCAGAACGTGGCCGGGATCGTCGGCGTGGACGCCCGCTAG
- a CDS encoding metallophosphoesterase family protein has protein sequence MRVAVISDVHGNAFALDAVLADLRAASPDLIVNLGDQIEGSADPARAAALQVGLGATEVRGNNEEKLWPGGRRAKISLELGAWLETQLDAAALARLAALPLTAHALDGRLFACHGTPHSAWDMLLWEWRFDSAGSGMGTEAGFYRARDPRELRAIVEPLNAEVVVCGHTHRPGATRVGDTLVVNTGPVSDQVDGDPRARWTLLERRAGQWAVDFRAVPFDIEAAVRWSAAHSPFGEFEAALMRRGEMVGRGG, from the coding sequence GTGCGGGTCGCCGTCATCAGCGACGTGCACGGCAACGCCTTCGCGCTGGACGCCGTGCTGGCAGACCTGCGGGCCGCCTCGCCGGACCTGATCGTCAACCTGGGAGACCAGATCGAGGGCAGTGCCGATCCTGCCCGCGCCGCCGCCTTGCAGGTGGGGCTGGGGGCCACCGAGGTGCGCGGCAACAACGAGGAGAAGCTGTGGCCAGGCGGCCGGCGCGCAAAGATCTCGCTGGAGTTGGGGGCGTGGCTGGAGACCCAGCTGGACGCCGCCGCCCTGGCCCGGCTGGCCGCCCTGCCGCTGACCGCCCACGCGCTGGACGGGCGGCTGTTTGCGTGCCACGGTACCCCCCACAGCGCCTGGGACATGCTGCTGTGGGAGTGGCGGTTTGACTCTGCAGGAAGCGGAATGGGGACGGAGGCAGGGTTCTACCGGGCGCGTGATCCCCGCGAACTGCGCGCCATCGTGGAGCCGCTCAACGCCGAGGTGGTCGTGTGCGGCCACACCCACCGCCCCGGGGCCACCCGCGTGGGCGACACGCTGGTGGTCAATACCGGCCCGGTCAGCGATCAGGTGGACGGTGACCCGCGCGCCCGCTGGACGCTGCTGGAGCGGCGGGCCGGACAGTGGGCCGTGGACTTCCGCGCCGTGCCCTTCGACATCGAGGCGGCCGTGCGCTGGTCTGCGGCGCATTCTCCCTTCGGGGAGTTTGAGGCCGCGCTGATGAGGAGGGGCGAGATGGTGGGGCGGGGCGGGTAA